The following are from one region of the Quercus robur chromosome 1, dhQueRobu3.1, whole genome shotgun sequence genome:
- the LOC126692397 gene encoding uncharacterized protein LOC126692397 yields the protein MADYEDYEVVTFPDFKEFTCQFEKKEEKGKGKSDPNIHQKKKANSLFSNCDYCPQPPLSTLALSMSNSTFAPVCPLALEVHGSYPCWKWIPETQLCEQERNEFSLNGQSLLERYNKIKGTNFEFVRLVKIQLIPSSGITYFIQFEAKPNSIEYTLKTFEGSMFKSYVHSNSRLWPMSCKLLCPNSQRYVLPGPSVWTI from the exons ATGGCAGATTATGAGGACTATGAGGTTGTAACTTTTCCAGACTTCAAAGAATTCACCtgtcaatttgaaaaaaaagaagaaaaaggcaaAGGCAAATCTGATCCCAAtatccatcaaaaaaaaaaagcaaactcGTTGTTCTCAAACTGTGACTATTGCCCTCAACCCCCTTTGTCCACCCTTGCCCTCTCTATGTCCAACTCTACCTTTGCCCCTGTTTGCCCCCTTGCCCTTGAAGTTCACGGATCTTACCCATGTTGGAAATGGATCCCTGAGACACAG CTTTGTGAACAGGAACGAAATGAATTTTCTCTCAATGGACAGTCGTTGTTAGAGCGCTACAACAAAATTAAg ggtacaaattttgaatttgtgagaCTTGTGAAGATCCAGTTGATTCCCAGTAGTGGAATAACGTATTTTATTCAATTCGAGGCCAAGCCCAACAGTATTGAGTACACTCTAAAAACCTTTGAAGGTTCCATGTTCAAGTCTTATGTCCATTCTAATAGTAGATTGTGGCCCATGTCTTGTAAACTATTATGCCCCAATTCTCAACGGTATGTGCTTCCTGGACCTAGCGTGTGGACAATATAA